A single genomic interval of Bradyrhizobium sp. sBnM-33 harbors:
- a CDS encoding NAD-dependent epimerase: MPDQAILVTGAAGFIGFHVAQRLLQSGHRVVGLDNLNSYYDPQLKAARLAILRNEPRFQFEELDVADRVAIPALFARHRFPVVIHLAAQAGVRYSLQDPHAYVDANLVGFTNVLEGCRHYGCRHLLFASSSSVYGANRKLPFSVHDNVDHPISLYAASKKANELMAHSYSHLYGIPCTGLRFFTVYGPWYRPDMALFVFADAIVRGNPVKLFNAGRMLRDFTYIDDVTEALVRLIDRPPQVGQPGPGLDGIQDPGSSIAPWRIYNVGNNKPQELMLVLDILERELGRKANKELLPMQPGDVPTTYADVDDLVRDVGFRPATPIEDGIQRFAAWYRSYHETSQAMAAS; this comes from the coding sequence ATGCCGGATCAGGCAATTCTGGTAACCGGAGCCGCGGGCTTCATCGGATTCCACGTGGCGCAGCGGTTGCTGCAGTCGGGCCATCGCGTAGTCGGGCTCGACAACCTTAATTCATATTACGATCCGCAACTGAAGGCGGCCCGGCTCGCGATCCTGCGCAACGAACCGCGTTTTCAGTTTGAAGAGCTGGACGTGGCGGATCGCGTCGCGATACCGGCGCTGTTTGCGCGCCATCGATTTCCCGTCGTCATCCATCTGGCTGCGCAAGCAGGCGTGCGGTATTCGCTGCAGGATCCGCATGCCTATGTCGACGCTAATCTGGTCGGCTTCACTAATGTTCTGGAGGGATGCCGGCACTACGGCTGCCGCCATTTGTTGTTCGCATCCTCGTCGTCTGTGTACGGGGCCAACAGGAAGTTGCCCTTCTCGGTGCATGACAATGTGGATCATCCGATCAGTCTTTATGCCGCAAGCAAGAAGGCCAACGAACTGATGGCCCACTCGTACAGCCATCTTTACGGAATCCCGTGCACCGGCTTGCGGTTCTTCACGGTGTACGGCCCATGGTATCGGCCCGACATGGCGCTGTTCGTGTTTGCGGACGCGATCGTTCGCGGCAATCCAGTCAAGTTGTTCAACGCTGGGCGGATGCTTCGCGACTTCACCTATATCGACGACGTGACCGAAGCGCTGGTCCGCCTGATCGATCGCCCGCCGCAGGTCGGGCAGCCCGGGCCTGGGCTGGACGGAATTCAGGACCCGGGATCGAGCATCGCGCCTTGGCGCATCTACAATGTTGGCAACAACAAGCCGCAGGAATTGATGCTCGTGCTCGACATCCTCGAGCGTGAGTTGGGGCGCAAGGCTAACAAGGAATTGCTGCCAATGCAGCCGGGCGACGTGCCGACCACCTATGCCGATGTCGATGACCTCGTGCGCGACGTTGGCTTTCGCCCGGCAACCCCGATCGAGGACGGCATCCAGAGGTTCGCAGCCTGGTATCGCAGCTATCACGAAACAAGCCAAGCGATGGCCGCATCCTAG
- a CDS encoding UDP-glucose dehydrogenase family protein — protein sequence MHIAMIGAGYVGLVSGACFSDFGHQVVCIDSNAEKVASLNNGEMPIHEPGLAELVARNVGQGRLSFSSDLKSAVGDAEVVFIAVGTPSRRGDGHADLSYVYAAAREIAGVLPEHAVVVTKSTVPVGTGDEVERIIREENPDAEVAVVSNPEFLREGAAIRDFKHPDRIVIGTDDARARSVMAEVYRPLHLNASPILYTDRRTAELTKYAANSFLATKIAFINEIADLAEKVGANVQEVARGIGLDNRIGQKFLHAGPGFGGSCFPKDAMALIKTGQDNEAPVRIVETVVAVNDQRKRAMARKVANAFGGNIRGKSIAVLGVTFKPDTDDMRDAPSIPLITALQDMGAEVRIFDPVGMEQAKKVFENVTFCDNAYRCAKGCHALVIVTEWEQFRALDLKEMSTIMACPVIVDLRNIYSPEEVERNGFLYCGVGRPKSVAY from the coding sequence ATGCATATAGCGATGATTGGCGCCGGCTATGTCGGGCTGGTGTCAGGGGCGTGCTTTTCCGATTTTGGCCATCAGGTCGTCTGTATCGACAGCAATGCGGAGAAAGTTGCGAGCCTCAACAACGGAGAGATGCCGATCCATGAGCCCGGACTGGCCGAACTGGTGGCGCGAAATGTTGGCCAAGGCCGCCTTTCATTTTCGAGCGACCTGAAATCTGCAGTCGGAGATGCGGAAGTGGTGTTCATCGCGGTCGGCACGCCGTCGCGCCGCGGCGACGGCCATGCCGATCTTTCCTATGTCTACGCGGCGGCGCGCGAGATCGCGGGTGTGCTGCCCGAGCACGCGGTGGTGGTCACCAAATCGACGGTTCCGGTCGGGACCGGCGACGAGGTCGAGCGCATCATCCGCGAAGAGAATCCCGACGCCGAAGTTGCCGTCGTTTCCAATCCCGAATTCCTCCGCGAAGGGGCGGCGATCCGCGACTTCAAGCATCCCGACCGGATCGTGATCGGAACGGATGATGCGCGCGCCCGCAGCGTGATGGCTGAGGTGTACCGGCCGCTTCACCTCAACGCCTCGCCGATCCTCTATACCGACCGCCGCACCGCGGAGCTGACGAAATACGCCGCAAACTCCTTTCTCGCCACCAAGATCGCCTTTATCAACGAGATCGCGGATCTTGCCGAGAAGGTCGGCGCCAATGTGCAGGAGGTCGCGCGCGGAATCGGGCTCGACAACCGGATCGGGCAGAAATTCCTGCATGCGGGGCCGGGCTTCGGCGGCTCCTGTTTTCCAAAGGACGCGATGGCGCTGATCAAGACCGGTCAGGACAATGAAGCGCCGGTGCGCATCGTGGAAACGGTGGTCGCGGTCAACGACCAGCGCAAGCGGGCGATGGCGCGCAAGGTGGCGAATGCGTTCGGCGGCAACATCCGGGGTAAATCCATTGCGGTGCTCGGTGTAACGTTTAAGCCGGATACCGACGATATGCGCGATGCGCCGTCGATTCCGCTGATCACGGCACTGCAGGACATGGGGGCCGAGGTGCGAATTTTCGATCCCGTCGGCATGGAGCAGGCGAAGAAGGTGTTCGAGAACGTCACCTTTTGCGACAATGCATACCGATGCGCCAAGGGATGCCACGCGCTCGTCATCGTCACGGAATGGGAGCAGTTCCGGGCACTCGATCTCAAGGAAATGTCCACCATCATGGCCTGTCCTGTGATCGTCGATCTGCGCAACATCTACTCTCCGGAGGAGGTGGAGCGGAACGGCTTTCTGTACTGCGGCGTGGGGCGGCCGAAATCGGTGGCGTACTGA